The Cognatishimia activa nucleotide sequence CAAATGGAGGGCAACTTGGTTGGTTTGGCCCCGGTCAGATGGTTGCTCCATTTGAAGCCGCAGTTGAAACATTGGAAGTGGGACAGGTCTCTGATCCTGTTCAGACACAGTTTGGCTGGCATGTGATTATACTGAACGATACTCGGACGCAGGAAGCTCCTGCTTTGGCCGAGGTTCGCCAAGAAATCACCGGCGAAGTTCAGCGCCAAGTCATCGATGCCGAGATCGCGCGCGTTCGCAAAGCAGGTGACGTTGATACAAGTGGCAGCGAGGGTATCGACCCTGCCATTCTGAAACAAGACGACTTGCTGGAGAACTAAGTTGGCGACGATCGAAAACGTTTCCCCGCTGGCCCCAGCGGCCTTTCCGGATTTGCCAGAAATCGGTGGGGTCAAATTTGCCTCCGGCGAAGCAGGTGTGAAGTATTCCGGCCGCAAGGATGTGTGTCTGATCACGCTAGCACCAGGTAGCGCTGTGGCAGGGACATTCACAAAGTCGGCTACACGCTCTGCCAACGTTCTGGATTGCCAGCGCAAATTGGGCAGTGACTCAGCGGCAGGCGCGGCTTTCTTTATAAATTCAGGCAACTCCAACGCCTTTACCGGGCGCGCTGGAGAAGGGTCCGTACAGGCGATTAGCAAATCAATCGCTGAGGCAACGGGCTTGCCTGAGAACCGGATTTTCACATCTTCGACTGGCGTTATTGGTGAGCGCCTGCCGCATGAAAAAATCACGGCCAAAGTGGCGGATCTAGCGGCAGATCTGAGCGCCGGTGGTATCGAAGGTGCGGCGCAAGCCATCATGACGACCGACACTTTCGCGAAAGCTGCAACAGCAACGATCGAGATCGAAGGTCAACCCGTGAAAATCGCAGGGATCGCCAAAGGTTCGGGCATGATCGCACCTGATATGGCGACCATGCTGGTATACATTTTTACTGATGCAAAGGTTGAGCAAACACTGCTGCAAACCATGCTGTCTGAACTGACAAATGTGACTTTCAACTGCATCACTGTAGATAGTGACACCTCGACCTCAGACACCCTGCTGCTGGGTGCGACTGGTGCCTCTGGTGTAGAAATCACAGAAATCGCGGGGACGTTTCATGATGCGCTAGAGCAGGTCATGCTCGAGCTTTCTCATCTGGTGGTAAAAGACGGCGAAGGCGCCACCAAATTTGTTGAGATCCAGGTGACCGGCGCCGCCAATGATGTGGATGCAAAAACCCACGGTTTGGCCATCGCAAATTCACCGCTTGTGAAAACTGCCGTTGCGGGTGAAGACGCGAACTGGGGCCGCGTAGTCATGGCGGTCGGCAAATCCGGGGCAGCTGCTGACCGTGATCTCTTGTCCATTCGGTTTGGTGACATCGTGGTTGCGGAAAAGGGCTGGGTCGCCGAAAGCTATGCTGAGGAAGACGGCGCAGCTTACATGAAGCGGGACCATCTGGTGATCGGTGTCGATCTCGGCCTAGGCGACGGTAAAGCCACAGTCTGGACCTGCGATTTGACCCATGGCTACATCTCGATCAACGCCGACTACCGGTCTTAAGAGGTGGGTATGAAAACGGTACTTGTTTCCGCAGTTGCTTTGATCGACCGGGATGGGCGCGTGCTTCTGGCACAGCGCCCAGAAGGTAAATCCATGGCCGGTCTCTGGGAGTTTCCCGGCGGCAAAATCGAAGATGGTGAGACGCCGGAAGCAGCATTGATCAGAGAGCTGGAAGAAGAGCTTGGGATCAACACCTGGGCCAGCTGCCTCGCGCCACTGACCTTTGCCAGTCACTCTTATGATTCGTTTCACCTGCTGATGCCGCTCTTCGCTTGCCGCAAATGGGAAGGCACCCCAATGGCAAAAGAGGGCCAAACCCTGAAATGGGTGCTGCCAAAGGACCTGCGAAACTACCCAATGCCGGAAGCAGACGTGCCTTTGATCCCTATTTTGAGGGATTGGCTGTGAGTTCTAGGGATTTCAAGCCTACGACTGAGACATAATCCTTTTGTTAACCAATTTCTTGTTGGAAAAATTTTATTTGTGCTAAATGTATCTTTAGTGCGGTGAGTAACTGGGTCGCCGCCAAATTCTAATATTCACAATGTCGATCAATCTGGGGGGATTGGACATGTTGAGAACCATCATGGTGGGAACCTGCATTTCCGTGCAGGGGCTCTTCGTGAAATCCCTGCCAAACGGGCGCATCGTTGTCCGTGTTGGTGACAAGGTATTTCAGGGAAAGCCAGTTTAACAAGTTTATCTGTTTATCAAGAAGCGCTGCCGCGGAGACGCGAGGCGCTTTTTTGACGCTCGCATATTATTCCTGAAACAAAAAAGCCCGCCAATACTGGCGGGCTTTTGGTTTTCTAAATGGAACCGACTTAGTCGAGTGTACGTTCGACTTCTTCGCGCTCGAAAATCTCGATCACATCGTCAGCGCGGATATCGTCGTAGTTTTCAAACGCCATACCGCATTCTTGACCGGACTGAACTTCCGCCACTTCGTCTTTGAAGCGTTTCAGGGTCTTCAGCGTGCCTTCGTGGATCACCACGTTGTCGCGCAGCAGGCGAACACCCGCAGAACGACGCGCCACACCTTCGGTGACAAGACAACCGGCAACTTTACCAACGTTGGACACTTTGAAGACGTCCTTGATGGTCGCGTAACCGATGAAGTTCTCTTTGATCTCCGCAGAAAGCAGACCAGATGCCGCCGCTTTCACATCATCCACAAGGTCGTAGATGACGGAGTAGTAACGAATCTCAACGCCCTTCTGGTTCGCAGTGTTGCGAGCAGATGCATTTGCACGGACGTTAAAGCCCATGATTGGCGCACCGGAGGCTTCCGCCAGACCAACATCAGATTCTGTGATCGCACCAACACCAGAGTGGAGGACACGTACACGAACTTCATTGTTGCCGATCTTCTCCATCGCCTGAACGATGGCTTCCGCAGACCCCTGCACGTCAGCTTTCACCAGAATTGGCAGTTCAGAGACGTTCTCGTCTTCTTTTGCCTTCTGCATCAGCTGTTCCAGAGTGGTCGCCGCACCAGCTGCCGCGCGTTTGTCTTTGGCCGCTTTCTCACGGTATTCCGCGATCTCACGCGCCTGCGCGTCGGTTTCGGTCACGTTCAGAACGTCACCTGCTTCTGGTGTGCCGTTCAGACCCAGAACCTCAACCGGAACGGATGGGCCAGCTTCTTCAACGCGTTCACCCTTGTCGTTGATCAGCGCACGGACCTTACCGTACTGCTCACCTACAACAAAGATATCACCCTGACGCAGCGTACCCTTCTGAACCAGAACGGTCGCAACCGGGCCACGACCCACGTCAAGCTGCGCTTCAATCACAGCACCCTGTGCTGCGCGATCTGGGTTGGCTTTCAGTTCCAGAATTTCAGATTGCAGCGCAATCGCTTCCAGCAACTCGTCCAGACCCTGACCAGTGATAGCAGAGACTTCAACGTCCTGAACTTCACCAGACATGGCTTCCACGATCACCTCATGCTGCAGCAGTTCTGCGCGCACTTTGTTTGGATCAGCCGCTGGCTTGTCGCATTTGTTGATCGCCACAATCATCGGCACTTCTGCCGCTTTCGCGTGGTTAATCGCCTCGATGGTCTGCGGCATCACAGAGTCATCCGCCGCAACAACCAGAACAACAATGTCTGTCACCTGCGCACCGCGGGAACGCATGGACGTAAACGCCGCGTGGCCCGGAGTGTCGAGGAAGGACAGGGTTGTGCCACTGTCGGTGGTCACCTGATACGCACCAATGTGCTGGGTGATGCCACCGGCTTCGCCAGCAACCACTTTCGCGTCACGGATCGCATCCAACAGAGATGTTTTACCGTGGTCGACGTGGCCCATAATCGTGATGACCGGAGGACGTGGCTGCAGATCTTCGTCTTTGTCGTCAACGTCTGTGATGACATCTTCCACATCAGAATCAGAAACGCGCACAACTTTGTGGCCGAATTCTTCGATGATCAGTTCCGCAGTATCCGCATCAAGCGTTTGGTTCTGCGTCACCATCATGCCCATTTTCATGAGCTCTTTAACAACGTCAGCCACACGTTCCGCCATCCGGTTCGCCAGCTCAGAAACCACGATGGCTTCTGGCAGCTGAACGTCACGGATGATCTTTTCACGCTCGACCTGGCCACCCATCGCCTTTTGGCGCGCACGCTCTTGCTTACGCTTCATAGCTGCCATGGATTTCTGACGACCGCCTGCACCACCGGTGGCTTGGCTCAGTGTCAGCTTGCCAGAACGACGACCATCATCGCGACCACGACCGCGGCCACGCTGTTCGCGTTCCCGATCCGCTTTGCGCGGCGTCGCAGCAGGTGCTGGTTTGTGGTTTGGTTCACGCTTGGCAGGCGCTGCCGCTTTCGGAGCCGCCTTTGCAGCCGCCGCTTCTGCAGCTGCGCGCTTGGCCGCTTCTTCAGCATCCTTACGCTTCTGTTCTTCAGCTTCCGCTTTGGCTTTCGCCTTTTCTTCCGCTTCGCGCTGTTCACGCTCTTTGGCTTCCGCCTCGGCGCGACGACGCTGACGCGCCTCTTCGCGCTCGCGCTCTTCAGCGGCGCGGCGTTCTTTGTCTTCGGCTTCGCGTGCCTTCGCAGCTTGCAGCGCCTTCAGACGACGCGCCATTTCAGCATCAGAGATGCCGGCAGGACGTTTGGAAGGGTCACCACCTGGCTTACCAGGGTTCACACCTGGTTTCGCTGCGCCTGGCTTTGGCACCACAACGCGCTTGCGTTTGGTCTCCACCACGACGTTCTTGGTCCGGCCATGGCTAAAGCTTTGCTTTACGTTGCCCGGACGGGCACCTGCACCACGTAGACCCAGAGTCTTTTTACCGTCGTTATCGCTCATCTAGCTGTCTTACCCTTTCCGACGGCCCCTGCCGCCGTAATTTCGCGTACGCCCTTTAGTCGTTGGGCTTCCTCTACAACTCTTTTTGTGAGTCCACCAGACGCAAGCGCCCCATGTATCACAGTTTGTCGCCCAAAAGCCAATCCCAGCTCACTTTGAGACAACCACCCAATGTAGCTGCCGTAGTGAGGCGTGCTCAGTTTGGACTTTCCACGACCAGAGCCGTCGATTGCCTGAATGAGGACTTCGGCAACTTCTTTCGAAAGCCAGTCCTTCACCTTTTCGTATCCGGCAACCGCATCGCCGGATTTCCGCGCCAGGCTGATCAGATCAACCACCCGGCGTGCCAATTGTTTTTCGACCTCATCTACCAAGCCTTCAGGCACTTTGACCTTGGCTTTAGCCGCGCGCGCAAACGCGCCTTTTGAAGCCGCCTTTTCGATCGCTGCGCGATCTGCAGACACCCACATGCCACGACCCGGAAGCTTCCCTAAAACATCAGGGAAGACCGTATTATCAGGGCCAACCACAAAGCGCACCAGCCCGTGTTTGGGCTGGGTATCGCCGGTAGCGATACATTTGCGTTCCGGGCCGTCTTCCCGGTTTTTCGGCTGACCACCGCGTGACATGTCGTTCTTGTGTCCTCAGGTCTTAAGCGTTTGCTTCCGGCGCTGCGTCAGTTGAAAAAACGGAGTCGGCGTCAATTTCTTCGCCTTCTTCACCTTCTTCTGCCTGCGCAATCAGTTCTTCCGGATCGACCCAACCCAGAACAACACGGGCGGTCATCACCAGATCCTGCGCTTCTTCCAGGGTCACACCAAATGGTTCCAGAACACCGTCGTCTTTGACGCGCTGACCATCGACTGTGGTCCAGCCACCGGCCAGTTCCCAGTCTGCACAGGTTGCGAAATCTTCCAGAGTTTTCACGTCGTCTTTCGCCAGCGCCTCTACCATTTGGGCAGTCAGACCTTCGAATGCAATAAGGCTGTCCTCTGCACCCAACGCACGGGCCGCATCCAGAGCTGCTTTTGCCGCTGCTTCCAGATAGTCACGCGCACGGGCCTGCAGCTCACTTGCAGTGCCTTCGTCCACACCGTCGATCACGAGCAGTTCGTCAATTTCAACGTAAGCAACTTCTTCCAAGTTGGTGAAACCTTCGGACACCAGAAGCTGTGCGAAGAATTCGTCGATATCCAGCGCATCCACAAAGAGTTTGGTGCGGGCTTCGAATTCTTTCTGACGACGTGCGGATTCTTCCGCTTCGGTCATGATGTCGATGTCGAGGTTTGTCAGCTGAGACGCCAGACGCACGTTTTGACCACGACGACCGATCGCCAAGGACAGCTGCTCTTCAGGAACAACAACTTCGATCTTGCCCGCTTCATCGTCCAGAACAAC carries:
- the argJ gene encoding bifunctional glutamate N-acetyltransferase/amino-acid acetyltransferase ArgJ, with the protein product MATIENVSPLAPAAFPDLPEIGGVKFASGEAGVKYSGRKDVCLITLAPGSAVAGTFTKSATRSANVLDCQRKLGSDSAAGAAFFINSGNSNAFTGRAGEGSVQAISKSIAEATGLPENRIFTSSTGVIGERLPHEKITAKVADLAADLSAGGIEGAAQAIMTTDTFAKAATATIEIEGQPVKIAGIAKGSGMIAPDMATMLVYIFTDAKVEQTLLQTMLSELTNVTFNCITVDSDTSTSDTLLLGATGASGVEITEIAGTFHDALEQVMLELSHLVVKDGEGATKFVEIQVTGAANDVDAKTHGLAIANSPLVKTAVAGEDANWGRVVMAVGKSGAAADRDLLSIRFGDIVVAEKGWVAESYAEEDGAAYMKRDHLVIGVDLGLGDGKATVWTCDLTHGYISINADYRS
- the mutT gene encoding 8-oxo-dGTP diphosphatase MutT; translation: MKTVLVSAVALIDRDGRVLLAQRPEGKSMAGLWEFPGGKIEDGETPEAALIRELEEELGINTWASCLAPLTFASHSYDSFHLLMPLFACRKWEGTPMAKEGQTLKWVLPKDLRNYPMPEADVPLIPILRDWL
- the infB gene encoding translation initiation factor IF-2, which gives rise to MSDNDGKKTLGLRGAGARPGNVKQSFSHGRTKNVVVETKRKRVVVPKPGAAKPGVNPGKPGGDPSKRPAGISDAEMARRLKALQAAKAREAEDKERRAAEEREREEARQRRRAEAEAKEREQREAEEKAKAKAEAEEQKRKDAEEAAKRAAAEAAAAKAAPKAAAPAKREPNHKPAPAATPRKADREREQRGRGRGRDDGRRSGKLTLSQATGGAGGRQKSMAAMKRKQERARQKAMGGQVEREKIIRDVQLPEAIVVSELANRMAERVADVVKELMKMGMMVTQNQTLDADTAELIIEEFGHKVVRVSDSDVEDVITDVDDKDEDLQPRPPVITIMGHVDHGKTSLLDAIRDAKVVAGEAGGITQHIGAYQVTTDSGTTLSFLDTPGHAAFTSMRSRGAQVTDIVVLVVAADDSVMPQTIEAINHAKAAEVPMIVAINKCDKPAADPNKVRAELLQHEVIVEAMSGEVQDVEVSAITGQGLDELLEAIALQSEILELKANPDRAAQGAVIEAQLDVGRGPVATVLVQKGTLRQGDIFVVGEQYGKVRALINDKGERVEEAGPSVPVEVLGLNGTPEAGDVLNVTETDAQAREIAEYREKAAKDKRAAAGAATTLEQLMQKAKEDENVSELPILVKADVQGSAEAIVQAMEKIGNNEVRVRVLHSGVGAITESDVGLAEASGAPIMGFNVRANASARNTANQKGVEIRYYSVIYDLVDDVKAAASGLLSAEIKENFIGYATIKDVFKVSNVGKVAGCLVTEGVARRSAGVRLLRDNVVIHEGTLKTLKRFKDEVAEVQSGQECGMAFENYDDIRADDVIEIFEREEVERTLD
- a CDS encoding RNA-binding protein, translated to MSRGGQPKNREDGPERKCIATGDTQPKHGLVRFVVGPDNTVFPDVLGKLPGRGMWVSADRAAIEKAASKGAFARAAKAKVKVPEGLVDEVEKQLARRVVDLISLARKSGDAVAGYEKVKDWLSKEVAEVLIQAIDGSGRGKSKLSTPHYGSYIGWLSQSELGLAFGRQTVIHGALASGGLTKRVVEEAQRLKGVREITAAGAVGKGKTAR